A genomic window from Periophthalmus magnuspinnatus isolate fPerMag1 chromosome 16, fPerMag1.2.pri, whole genome shotgun sequence includes:
- the cep192 gene encoding centrosomal protein of 192 kDa has translation MADSFYKLEDEAFPSFLYKSLDSTSGRATLENVTLGSGPGLPVAASTVAKIRPAFDNRRDLEEASYLEGKELEQPSSHSSVEQAKFSLNFKDDMDNADDFIAAHRMSDMLVKINLDESASRNQASLLGPLPTHPDSVHGRPTELATDLSSGLLTFAHSGHRDGADAKVGPLHTAVEEDKGQSEGVESDHFSGSNSSFLANEKLMSVDSMNSDLTDDDLDLNNLPEDELDQYFNKLVPPDMQRGRVEGQEIPTTDTPDVGEELSNPDSSELDQYRQQFLDDYQQDNFQMPDVRVAATGMDSCPASDEDTEDELEAARRKGNTRTRLLPSTSRQLVGESHHPSFRPGLEGGSSDDEESSSQGGPSMSGLEHRRSAEGQVINPPITGDGGGGDGSSGSEESGNDGGVSTMPLPAAPVQTTYDVFRGLGIVGEDQTSDPSHLQGLMGDRVGPVGTGEASSSDRASATTQRVALVNWSMTVDRQEALDAMEHTGPTVERLLDSLYLHGGPGSKRFQDSANMSVSNLQGVTGSFHLSQVGFPESDNQDSDEGIDEPDGCRQSLGLRGGPCGNASAAGPLDSASDDDHNPLSTSLEPKYFSQSLHQDDSDDSWTNCPENVELEFQQGAKNPNSVVYQNEQGQWVTDLAYYSSFEKEVGNQAPENLQEFQNESFVAPADALEKIAKDQEEFEKEHQFMQEEKIEPAPANTTFQSDSSWKLPSSNYILMRASQVSDFSQADQSYLRLSLGQFFGQRSEALGHLGQRESVDDIKRPSFGYVITSPEKREPFALIPPSDLADPTHHNRTVDLEADRTLNPEDLDKTLEAPKEAVESETCKQQETLAAPPNHSEDLDSNLGNQSCVSLDSNSSNLMLSISTIASAIADASISTDPSQLAAMIMELSKRGKSRPEAKPIVPNTVQQAKSEDNTPPVEEQSIMMEMLQKSAFDMDKYLKKSDLSVCSDASLGQTTFDLTGWADNISTSLNNAQKDSPDQQEQIAQIKRYASDNIYAKASTTLNTDFKRSSIPCSCTSYSSQTNSGYSGPSSTQNTQVTDVSVKAKQSNDHGGKMLTVKPQAASFPRLSLEKTQNKQKSPACSPSLSPDVPRSSSGWRKAPTGQPNMIGVSSSVQNSKSVGQEQGGSRSCLPIRSAMAAPLHSNVEKHVGFTCPTSESCTSDKFKSQEAFADETHYNFRPSTSPLTQSSPSQTSFPSAESMASPSSSRGAHCDRLPDYSPQSICSSPGLSRLTYISMNDGTLIPSPEKKKHNDDKNDRTMSLSTTIIRFSPTPPVEPDVQSSMDNRGLVKSLDQAQPHSKSLDPLPPQNSKSPCGSRSGSVLGCSRTQSECNYQCSVADRAGNQNVLTDSNIRQLTKVDSGYCSNFNLQHSSSTAVPQGSQPWAPSSMSSSMYGANYVPIPSFKPQCSGLVDLPPQGDLQSLLAGRSLFTSHLPQQYLGPEVALHPSVYHMKAGNGLYGVPSSVIPNNDLTMRPGHSVPAPLGLPGVVGADRLRPLQSQQELGLMGKPYSQFGTEAFVGGLEDLRGQVVVPDELRFPNACCMGIASQTSLSLFNPSERWQQVSITLTSLSIDGEKVDALPYQWLIVKNKTIIGPKTTEEQKVLFIPPQPGVYQCVLSVCSWPASAESETAARAKLFAKRVVLVAIAENPAIEVELGKAACLDFGDLPVGGAKSLTLKLLNRTHATVPIRLVLSANATAWRCFSLSKNSVTMTCEATQQAGHITPMSPPAVMNHVMHASYGENPESFVVWVHFQAPSKYTSSTEELGVPDEFVARVDIEVDSPGPTHVIRSIPLRARSGTARVHAPKDLQTVSLTAPVGKSSQQMLPLKNAGNIDVQLKLKCSESDGCFSVTPNELSLKVGEERSIVISFKAQENRKAKESLLTILVLPSGPQYEVTLKGEFASDISGKQAISSSYVLAPGLVNDVPPILSNKQFVAWGGVTLGRAIQQKLVLRNNSKTETQQLRLLIRGQDQDCFQLQSMFSPEERLTRHGELSIRPREDVTVHLLFAPTRVACMMAKLEIKQSGVRPSQPGIKFTIPLSGYGGTSNIILEDQRKQADGYVATLTDVAVGRVSKVCLCVRNTGSRAAFIKAVVFSDIHKRATMEGSVISIAPSQFVLKERTQEVITILMKSTQRELSLCQLTVAQLATLCLFCGDEVSRQQYRKLLQSKPEAARKALSENSLLKNIEFNEKFLGEEIVTETYDLPLRPNEAHLFYGNMSKVVVCLMGSTKGLESSENSHSDESLPSSRRSSATDGGLTNGNVSLDVLPVKGPQGIGLKVPEPSLKGAEPLHKPPESWTIHPEQLLLPAPTINGPSTTSTVQIRNNSTRELSFDLSWPAHCLTITPQHGVIEPQCHLQILISPNPSLANKSSLLPWSGKIYVQCDGQQKFIKVQIRQDLVLDVSATTGDPMLSALPPQAATPVVHLPRGPTKPLMSTQPPVDLVKIRSKTVVFPITVSGEMSEAQLEVENGDVDLRWYLSSFAPPYVKGVDTSGDVYRATYTAFRCSKVSGTLGAHEKMQVPITFLPRDRGEYAQFWDLECHPLSEPQQKTRLRFQLCGTSTKSGPVEGPQEGDCSLVKTEPTIKKTKVEPTVTKPSTEEAVQRGVYSPQDLYTFPATRVGESSSLKVNIRNNSADTHELKFVSPREPFHIKHSKYSLRSQHYLKLPVQFKPSTLGSYAAVLLIQSGSSGSLVIQLSGEAVP, from the exons ATGGCAGACAGCTTTTACAAGCTTGAAGATGAAGCATTTCCTAGTTTTCTCTACAAGTCCCTTGACAGCACCAGTGGACGGGCCACACTGGAAAATGTGACACTGGGATCAGGCCCAGGACTACCAGTGGCTGCTTCTACTGTTGCTAAAATTAGACCTGCTTTTGACAACAG ACGAGATCTCGAGGAGGCTTCATATCTGGAAGGCAAGGAGCTGGAGCAGCCTAGTTCACATTCATCTGTCGAACAAGCCAAATTCTCCCTTAATTTTAAAGATGATAT GGATAATGCTGATGACTTCATTGCCGCCCATCGGATGTCAGACATGCTGGTAAAAATAAATTTGGATGAGAGTGCATCCAGGAACCAGGCCTCCCTCTTGGGACCTCTACCCACACACCCAGATTCAGTTCATGGTCGGCCCACAGAGCTAGCCACAG ATCTATCATCAGGTCTTCTTACATTtgcacacagtggacacagagaTGGTGCAGATGCAAAG GTTGGGCCTTTGCATACAGCAGTGGAGGAGGACAAGGGCCAGAGTGAGGGAGTAGAAAGTGACCATTTCAGTGGCAGCAACTCAAGCTTTTTGGCAAATGAAAAGCTGATGTCCGTGGATAGTATGAACAGCGATCTCACAG ATGATGACCTTGATTTGAACAACTTGCCAGAGGATGAACTGGATCAGTACTTCAATAAATTAGTTCCTCCAGACATGCAAAGAGGAAGAGTGGAAGGTCAAGAGATTCCCACTACT gATACACCTGATGTCGGAGAAGAGTTGTCAAATCCAGATTCTAGTGAGCTTGATCAATACAGACAGCAGTTCTTGGATGACTACCAGCAG GataatttccagatgcctgatgTGCGTGTGGCTGCGACTGGGATGGACTCCTGTCCGGCAAGTGATGAGGACACAGAAGACGAACTTGAGGCTGCCCGGAGGAAAGGCAACACCCGGACAAGACTTTTGCCAAGCACATCACGACAACTG GTTGGAGAGAGTCACCATCCAagttttaggcctggtttagaagGTGGTAGCTCGGATGATGAGGAGTCCAGCAGTCAAGGAGGTCCATCTATGTCTGGGCTTGAGCACAGGAGATCAGCAGAGGGACAAGTCATCAATCCCCCTATCACTG GGGATGGTGGAGGTGGTGATGGTAGCAGTGGCAGTGAGGAAAGTGGAAATGATGGAGGAGTTTCAACTATGCCTTTACCAGCAGCTCCTGTTCAAACCACATATGATGTATTCCGGGGACTGGGCATCGTGGGGGAAGATCAGACAAGTGACCCGAGTCATCTGCAAGGACTT ATGGGTGATCGTGTTGGTCCTGTAGGAACAGGGGAGGCCAGTTCTTCAGACAGGGCCTCAGCGACTACTCAGAGAGTGGCTCTTGTCAACTGGAGCATGACTGTGGATCGACAGGAGGCTCTG GATGCCATGGAACACACAGGCCCTACTGTGGAGCGTCTCTTGGACTCCCTTTATCTTCATGGAGGACCTGGATCCAAGAGGTTTCAGGACTCTGCAAACATGTCTGTCTCAAATCTGCAAGGGGTCACGGGGAGTTTTCATCTTTCCCAG GTGGGCTTCCCTGAGAGTGACAACCAGGACTCAGATGAGGGCATAGATGAGCCAGATGGGTGCAGACAGTCTTTGGGCCTAAGAGGAGGACCCTGTGGTAATGCCTCTGCAGCTGGGCCATTAGACAGTGCCAGTGATGATGACCACAACCCCCTCTCAACCTCCCTTGAGCCCAAGTACTTCTCCCAGAGTCTGCACCAGGACGATTCGGATGACAGCTGGACAAACTGTCCTGAAAATGTGGAGCTGGAGTTTCAGCAGG gGGCCAAAAATCCCAATAGTGTGGTGTATCAGAATGAACAAGGTCAGTGGGTCACTGACCTTGCCTATTACTCGTCCTTTGAAAAGGAGGTAGGCAACCAGGCACCAGAAAACTTGCAGGAGTTTCAAAATGAATCTTTTGTGGCTCCAG CTGATGCTTTAGAAAAAATTGCTAAGGACCAGGAGGAATTTGAGAAGGAGCACCAGTTCATGCAG GAGGAGAAGATCGAGCCTGCTCCAGCTAACACCACCTTTCAGAGTGACTCCTCATGGAAGCTTCCCAGCAGCAACTACATTCTCATGAGGGCTTCTCAGGTGTCGGACTTCTCTCAGGCCGATCAGAGCTACCTCCGCCTGTCTTTGGGCCAGTTCTTTGGACAACGCTCCGAAGCCCTGGGACATTTGGGCCAAAGAGAAAGTGTGGATGACATTAAGCGG CCGTCTTTTGGCTATGTCATCACTTCTCCAGAAAAGAGAGAACCATTTGCATTGATTCCTCCTTCAGACTTGGCAGACCCCACTCATCACAACAGAACAGTTGATCTTGAGGCGGACAGAACTCTCAACCCAG AAGACCTGGATAAAACATTAGAAGCTCCAAAAGAGGCTGTTGAGTCAGAAACTTGCAAACAACAG GAAACACTTGCCGCTCCTCCTAACCACAGTGAGGACTTGGACTCTAATCTGGGAAATCAAAGCTGTGTTTCCCTTGACAGTAACAGCAGTAACCTGATGCTCAGTATCAGTACTATAGCCTCAGCCATTGCAGATGCCTCCATCAGCACTGACCCCTCTCAGTTAGCTGCTATGATCATGGAGCTCTCCAAGCGGGGCAAATCCCGGCCTGAAGCCAAACCTATTGTGCCGAACACAGTTCAACAGGCAAAATCGGAGGACAAC ACTCCCCCTGTTGAGGAGCAGAGCATTATGATGGAGATGCTGCAGAAAAGTGCCTTTGACATGGACAAATATCTAAAGAAGAGTGATCTCTCTGTTTGTAGTGATGCCTCTCTTGGACAAACTACTTTTGACTTGACTGGATGGGCTGACAACATCAGTACTTCTCTCAATAATGCTCAGAAGGATTCACCTGATCAACAGGAACAAATTGCTCAAATAAAACGCTATGCCTCTGACAATATATATGCAAAAGCTAGTACAACACTGAACACTGACTTCAAGCGCAGCTCAATTCCTTGCTCTTGTACATCTTATAGCTCACAAACAAACTCTGGATACTCTGGACCGTCTtccacacaaaatacacaagtgACAGATGTATCGGTTAAAGCCAAACAATCAAATGACCATGGGGGAAAAATGTTAACAGTGAAACCACAAGCAGCTAGTTTCCCCAGATTATCtttggaaaaaacacaaaacaaacaaaaaagtcctgcatgttctccttctctctctcctgatgTACCCAGATCCTCATCAGGTTGGAGAAAGGCTCCTACAGGCCAGCCTAATATGATTGGTGTTTCTTCATCAGTACAGAATTCAAAAAGTGTAGGACAGGAACAGGGTGGGTCAAGAAGCTGTCTCCCAATTCGAAGTGCAATGGCTGCCCCCCTTCACTCTAATGTAGAAAAACATGTTGGCTTTACCTGTCCAACCTCTGAAAGCTGTACATCAG ATAAATTTAAAAGCCAGGAAGCATTTGCAGATGAAACTCACTACAACTTCAGGCCTTCTACCTCACCTCTTACACAATCCTCTCCTAGTCAAACCTCTTTCCCTAGTGCTGAAAG tatggcatcaccatcatcatccaGAGGAGCGCACTGTGACAGACTTCCGGACTACTCTCCTCAGTCCATCTGCTCCAGCCCCGGTCTCAGCAGGCTCACCTACATTTCAATGAACGATGGCACTTTGATACCTTCACcagagaagaaaaaacataatgatGATAAG AATGACCGCACTATGTCCTTGAGTACAACCATCATTAGATTCAGCCCCACCCCTCCTGTAGAACCTGATGTCCAGTCAAGCATGGATAACCGGGGTTTGGTCAAAAGTCTGGACCAGGCACAGCCACATTCAAAGAGCTTGGATCCACTCCCCCCTCAGAACTCTAAAAGCCCTTGCGGCTCTCGTAGTGGCTCTGTTCTTGGTTGCAGTCGGACTCAGAGTGAATGTAACTATCAGTGCAGTGTAGCAGATAGAGCGGGAAATCAGAATGTCCTCACAGACTCCAATATAAGGCAGCTCACTAAAGTCGACTCTGGCTACTGTAGCAATTTCAACCTTCAGCATTCTAGCAGCACTGCAGTACCTCAGGGCTCACAGCCGTGGGCACCATCTTCGATGTCATCATCTATGTACGGGGCAAACTATGTGCCTATTCCAAGCTTTAAACCACAGTGTTCTGGTTTGGTTGACCTCCCACCACAAGGGGATCTTCAGTCATTGCTTGCCGGTCGTTCCCTTTTCACGTCACATCTACCTCAGCAGTACTTGGGGCCTGAGGTAGCTCTGCATCCCAGTGTTTATCACATGAAGGCGGGAAACGGCTTGTATGGTGTTCCTTCTTCAGTGATCCCCAACAATGATTTAACAATGAGGCCAGGCCACTCGGTTCCAGCTCCTCTGGGACTTCCTGGTGTAGTGGGAGCAGACCGTTTAAGACCTCTCCAGAGCCAACAGGAATTGGGATTAATGGGGAAGCCATACAGTCAGTTTGGGACGGAGGCTTTTGTTGGAGGTCTTGAGGATCTTAGAG GTCAAGTAGTAGTTCCAGACGAGCTTCGGTTTCCTAATGCTTGCTGTATGGGCATCGCCTCTCAGACATCTCTCAGTCTCTTTAACCCATCTGAAAGGTGGCAACAAGTGTCCATCACTCTCACCAGCCTCTCCATTGATGGGGAAAAG GTGGATGCCTTGCCTTACCAGTGGCTGATTGTGAAGAATAAGACCATCATTGGTCCCAAGActacagaggagcagaaagtacTGTTCATTCCTCCTCAACCCGGGGTTTATCAGTGTGTGCTCAGTGTGTGCTCCTGGCCTGCCTCTGCAGAATCAGAGACGGCTGCTAGGGCTAAATTATTTGCTAAAAGGGTGGTGCTTGTGGCTATAGCTGAGAATCCTGCCATAGAG GTTGAACTGGGTAAGGCTGCGTGCTTGGACTTTGGGGACCTGCCAGTTGGAGGAGCCAAATCCCTTACTCTCAAACTGCTGAACAGGACCCATGCCACAGTTCCCATCCGTCTGGTCCTCAGTGCT AACGCCACAGCCTGGCGATGCTTCAGTTTATCCAAAAACTCTGTGACCATGACATGTGAGGCGACGCAGCAGGCTGGGCACATTACCCCAATGTCTCCTCCTGCTGTGATGAATCATGTGATGCACGCCAGCTACGGAGAG AATCCAGAGAGCTTTGTGGTTTGGGTGCATTTTCAGGCTCCTTCAAAGTACACATCCTCAACtg AGGAACTTGGAGTGCCTGATGAGTTTGTGGCTCGAGTTGACATTGAAGTGGATTCGCCCGGCCCCACACATGTGATTCGAAGTATCCCTCTAAGGGCCAGGTCTGGAACAGCACGGGTCCATGCACCAAAAGACCTACAG ACTGTCAGCCTCACTGCTCCGGTGGGTAAATCCAGCCAACAAATGCTGCCATTAAAGAATGCAGGAAACATTGACGTGCAGCTGAAACTCAAG TGCAGTGAATCTGATGGATGCTTTTCTGTCACACCAAATGAGCTGTCCCTAAAAGTGGGAGAAGAGCGGAGTATTGTCATCTCCTTCAAAGCCCAAGAAAACAGGAAAGCCAAAGAAAG CCTCCTTACCATTCTGGTGCTGCCGTCTGGCCCCCAGTATGAGGTGACCCTTAAAGGAGAATTTGCGTCAGACATCTCTGGGAAACAAGCCATCTCTTCCTCTTATGTCCTAGCCCCTGGTTTGGTCAATGACGTCCCACCAATCCTATCCAATAAACAGTTTGTTGCCTGGGGTGGGGTCACCTTAGGCCGTGCCAT ACAACAGAAGCTGGTCTTAAGAAACAATTCTAAAACTGAGACACAGCAACTACGTTTGTTGATACGGGGTCAAGACCAAGACTGTTTTCAG CTCCAGAGTATGTTCAGCCCCGAGGAGCGGCTGACCCGACACGGAGAGCTGTCCATCCGCCCCAGAGAAGATGTGACCGTGCACCTGCTCTTTGCTCCCACCCGCGTAGCCTGCATGATGGCCAAACTGGAGATCAAGCAGTCCGGAGTCCGGCCCTCGCAGCCAGGCATCAAGTTCACT ATCCCTCTCTCAGGCTATGGTGGCACCAGTAACATTATCCTGGAAGACCAAAGGAAGCAGGCAGACGGTTATGTGGCCACTCTCACAGATGTAGCAGTGGGTCGTGTCAGtaaagtgtgtctgtgtgtgaggaaCACTGGCTCCAGAGCTGCCTTCATCAAAGCTGTGGTCTTCTCCGATATCCACAAACGAGCCACTATGGAGGGGTCCGTCATCAGCATCGCTCCATCTCAGTTTGTTCTCAAAGAAAGGACACAAGAG GTCATTACAATCCTTATGAAGTCCACCCAGAGAGAGCTGAGCCTGTGCCAGTTGACTGTTGCACAACTTGCCACTTTGTGCTTGTTCTGTGGGGATGAGGTCTCCAGGCAACAGTACAGGAA aTTACTTCAAAGCAAACCAGAGGCTGCACGAAAGGCACTCTCGGAGAACAGCcttttgaaaaacatagaatTCAATGAGAAGTTTCTCGGAGAGGAAATTGTTACAGAGA CGTATGATCTGCCTCTGCGGCCCAACGAAGCGCACCTGTTTTATGGGAATATGAGTAAAGTGGTGGTGTGTTTAATGGGCAGCACCAAAGGCCTGGAGTCTTCAGAGAACAGCCACAGTGATGAATCTCTGCCCTCCTCACGGCGCAGCTCGGCTACTGATGG CGGTTTGACAAATGGCAATGTGTCCCTAGACGTGCTGCCAGTGAAGGGTCCTCAGGGCATAGGCCTCAAAGTACCAGAGCCATCCTTGAAG GGTGCCGAACCGTTACACAAGCCGCCTGAATCATGGACCATTCATCCAGAGCAGCTTCTCCTACCTGCTCCCACCATCA ATGGACCGTCCACCACCTCAACAGTTCAGATTCGGAATAACTCCACCAGAGAGCTGAGCTTTGACCTGTCTTGGCCTGCTCACTGTCTCACTATCACCCCTCAACATGGAGTCATTGAACCTCA GTGCCACTTGCAAATTCTGATCAGCCCCAACCCCTCTCTTGCAAACAAATCTTCTCTGCTGCCCTGGAGTGGAAAGATCTACGTCCAATGCGATGGTCAGCAGAAG ttcattaaGGTTCAGATTCGGCAGGACTTGGTGTTGGACGTTTCCGCGACAACAGGAGACCCTATGCTCTCGGCTCTTCCTCCTCAGGCTGCGACTCCAGTGGTGCATCTTCCACGAGGCCCCACAAAACCACTGATGTCCACGCAGCCACCTGTAGACCTGGTCAAGATCAGGAGTAAGACTGTAGTGTTCCCCATCACGGTGTCAGGGGAGATGTCAG AGGCCCAGCTGGAGGTGGAGAACGGGGACGTGGATTTGAGGTGGTACTTGTCATCCTTCGCTCCGCCATACGTCAAG GGGGTTGACACGTCAGGAGATGTTTATCGAGCCACCTACACAGCGTTCAGATGTTCCAAAGTTTCAGGGACACTGGGAGCCCATGAGAAGATGCAG GTGCCAATCACTTTCCTCCCGAGGGACCGAGGGGAATATGCCCAGTTTTGGGATCTGGAATGCCACCCGCTGTCTGAGCCACAACAAAAAACTAGGCTTCGCTTTCAACTCTGTGGCACT AGTACCAAGTCTGGTCCAGTTGAGGGTCCACAAGAAGGAGACTGTTCTTTAGTAAAGACAGAACCTACAATCAAGAAAACCAAGGTTGAACCAACTGTGACCAAGCCCAG TACGGAGGAGGCTGTGCAGAGGGGTGTGTACTCTCCCCAGGATCTGTACACGTTCCCAGCCACACGGGTCGGTGAGTCCAGCTCTCTGAAGGTCAACATCCGAAACAACTCTGCCGACACGCACGAG CTGAAATTTGTAAGCCCTAGGGAGCCCTTCCACATCAAGCATTCCAAATACTCCCTGAG ATCTCAGCATTATTTGAAACTCCCCGTCCAGTTCAAGCCCAGTACCCTGGGCAGCTACGCCGCCGTGCTGCTCATCCAGTCCGGCAGCAGTGGAAGTCTTGTTATTCAGCTGAGCGGTGAGGCTGTGCCCTGA